In Deltaproteobacteria bacterium, a single window of DNA contains:
- a CDS encoding ATPase, T2SS/T4P/T4SS family, with product MQLKAYKRLGKLLVEKSLISEEGLSRALDMSEAEDMRFGEACVKLGIIGERDLAITLSEQYGLKFVETEAMHIDDEALDAIPYEALHGARVVPMKDPSGEGTFIVTSDPTDISAIDDIERIIRQRGRKVIGRGVATVGAVSALLATGKGSRKMLTEAVSGFGAKGRDASRKQGEEDNVLSLEKISQDSSPVIKVVDTAIYDALAKRASDIHMESTADGLIVKYRLDGVLHAVMGPLDKNFQASIISRIKVMSELDISEKRIPQDGRFKVKLKEKTIDFRVSIMPSIYGEDAVIRILDKENITKEFRKLSLDSLGFGEPDKKLLRRLIREPYGMVLVTGPTGSGKTTTLYAAVSEINTGEDKIITIEDPVEYELKGVVQIPVNEKKGLTFAKGLRSILRHDPDKILVGEIRDPETAQIAIQAALTGHLVFTTVHANNVFDVIGRFIHMGIEPYNFVSSLNCVMAQRLLRLVCDKCRAVVSIDNAALEASGIDAKKAEGAVFYAGKGCPECFNTGYSGRKAILEILDLSDDIKDMIGAKQPVSAIKKKAAAEGMRNLRQAAIDCLFSGHTTLEEINRVTFVEENR from the coding sequence ATGCAGCTTAAGGCGTATAAAAGGCTTGGAAAACTTCTCGTGGAGAAGAGCCTCATTAGCGAGGAGGGGTTATCACGCGCACTCGATATGTCGGAGGCCGAAGACATGCGTTTTGGCGAGGCCTGCGTGAAACTTGGCATTATCGGAGAAAGAGACCTTGCGATTACTTTGTCCGAGCAGTACGGGCTTAAGTTCGTTGAGACAGAGGCCATGCATATAGATGACGAGGCCCTTGACGCTATTCCTTACGAGGCCCTGCACGGCGCGCGCGTTGTGCCAATGAAGGACCCTTCAGGCGAGGGCACGTTTATAGTGACAAGCGACCCAACCGACATATCGGCCATAGACGACATAGAGCGCATTATACGGCAGCGCGGCAGGAAGGTCATTGGCAGAGGGGTTGCCACCGTGGGCGCGGTTTCCGCGCTTCTTGCAACAGGCAAGGGATCAAGAAAGATGCTTACCGAGGCTGTAAGCGGCTTTGGCGCGAAGGGGAGAGACGCTTCCAGAAAGCAGGGCGAGGAAGATAACGTACTATCTCTTGAAAAAATAAGCCAGGACTCGAGCCCTGTAATCAAGGTCGTGGATACCGCCATATACGACGCGCTTGCAAAGCGCGCAAGCGATATACACATGGAGTCTACCGCGGATGGGCTTATCGTGAAGTACAGGCTTGACGGCGTGCTGCATGCCGTCATGGGGCCTCTGGATAAGAATTTTCAGGCAAGCATAATATCAAGAATAAAGGTAATGAGCGAATTGGATATCTCCGAGAAACGCATACCGCAGGACGGAAGGTTCAAGGTAAAGCTAAAGGAGAAGACCATAGATTTCAGAGTCTCGATAATGCCAAGCATCTACGGCGAGGACGCTGTCATACGTATACTCGACAAAGAGAACATCACCAAGGAGTTTCGAAAACTGAGCCTCGACTCCCTTGGGTTTGGAGAGCCGGATAAAAAACTTCTACGCCGCCTTATAAGGGAGCCCTACGGTATGGTGCTCGTCACCGGCCCAACCGGAAGCGGCAAGACTACGACACTATACGCCGCTGTTTCCGAGATAAACACCGGCGAGGATAAGATAATAACCATAGAAGACCCGGTCGAGTACGAGCTTAAGGGGGTTGTGCAGATCCCCGTTAACGAGAAAAAGGGGCTTACATTCGCAAAGGGGCTTCGTTCGATATTAAGGCACGATCCGGATAAAATCCTTGTCGGAGAGATAAGGGACCCGGAAACTGCGCAGATAGCCATACAGGCCGCGCTCACAGGGCACCTTGTGTTCACCACCGTGCACGCCAACAACGTTTTCGACGTCATAGGGCGTTTCATACACATGGGCATAGAGCCATATAACTTCGTTTCGTCACTTAACTGCGTCATGGCGCAGCGCCTTCTTCGCCTCGTATGCGATAAGTGCCGCGCTGTCGTCAGTATAGACAACGCCGCGCTCGAGGCCTCTGGCATAGATGCGAAGAAGGCCGAGGGCGCAGTGTTTTACGCAGGCAAGGGATGCCCCGAGTGCTTTAATACCGGATACTCGGGAAGAAAGGCCATACTCGAGATACTCGACCTTTCAGACGATATAAAGGATATGATAGGCGCAAAGCAGCCTGTCTCGGCCATAAAGAAAAAGGCCGCTGCCGAGGGCATGAGGAACTTAAGGCAGGCGGCCATAGACTGTCTGTTTTCCGGTCATACTACGCTTGAAGAAATTAACAGGGTTACGTTCGTTGAGGAAAACCGTTAA
- a CDS encoding type II secretion system protein, whose amino-acid sequence MFKRRIDIREDEGFTYLGALFLVVIAGVALAVTGSAWSTVDKREKEEELLFVGTAYVQAIKSYYETGPGERRFPRDIAELENDRRFPVLKRHIRRLYKDPLGKNDDLDIIKEPDGSIVGVRSKSSETPFKQDNFPKDFEDMAGKTSYSDWEFRYRIRAALPGGAPGGVKTSGALAKGK is encoded by the coding sequence ATGTTTAAACGGCGTATCGATATTCGCGAAGATGAGGGGTTTACTTACCTTGGCGCGCTGTTTCTTGTGGTGATAGCCGGAGTAGCTCTTGCGGTTACGGGTTCCGCGTGGAGCACTGTTGACAAAAGGGAAAAGGAAGAAGAGCTTTTGTTCGTAGGCACGGCGTACGTGCAGGCCATAAAGAGCTATTACGAGACAGGGCCCGGAGAGCGCAGGTTCCCGCGCGACATAGCCGAGCTCGAGAACGACAGGCGGTTTCCTGTGCTAAAGCGCCACATACGGCGCCTGTATAAAGATCCGCTTGGAAAAAACGACGATTTGGATATCATCAAGGAACCGGACGGCTCAATCGTTGGCGTAAGAAGCAAGAGCAGCGAGACTCCGTTTAAGCAGGATAATTTTCCAAAGGACTTCGAGGATATGGCCGGAAAGACGAGCTATTCCGATTGGGAGTTCAGATACAGGATTAGGGCTGCTTTGCCTGGCGGCGCCCCAGGTGGCGTGAAGACGTCAGGGGCTTTGGCAAAGGGCAAATAA
- a CDS encoding PilN domain-containing protein, which yields MTKIHIDLSTKRHRRLSVPVWVTAAFAVCAAVYSAYNAYGYFAARSFMAENSAYLVNAKAPSIEEAMRIKDETVAVNSIIGRKAFSWTTLLTHIEESVPASVTIVDIAPEPESGNVEINAMASSFDDAMSFVEKLSKSGRFSEAFLKAHDEKTIGGAKKIMFSVHAVYKGRA from the coding sequence ATGACGAAGATACACATAGACCTCTCGACAAAACGCCACAGGCGCCTTAGCGTGCCGGTGTGGGTCACGGCCGCTTTTGCCGTGTGCGCCGCCGTGTACAGCGCGTACAATGCATACGGATATTTCGCGGCGCGTTCTTTTATGGCCGAAAATTCTGCGTACCTGGTCAATGCCAAGGCGCCTTCTATCGAAGAGGCGATGAGAATCAAGGACGAGACAGTGGCCGTAAATTCAATCATAGGGCGTAAGGCGTTCTCATGGACGACGCTTCTTACCCATATAGAGGAGAGCGTGCCCGCAAGCGTTACGATAGTCGATATAGCGCCCGAGCCCGAGAGCGGCAATGTGGAGATAAACGCCATGGCATCGAGCTTCGACGACGCGATGAGTTTTGTAGAGAAGCTTTCCAAGTCGGGGCGCTTTAGCGAGGCGTTTTTGAAGGCGCATGACGAAAAGACAATTGGCGGAGCGAAAAAGATAATGTTCTCAGTGCACGCAGTGTACAAGGGAAGGGCGTAG
- a CDS encoding type II secretion system F family protein, producing MALYKVKAANDSGKVFVRDMEAVSEDDVHVKLEREGLYALDVRAEGMFGFLSGPVLFSGKGVKRAEFMVFTKGLIALMKAGIPVVDALDALGAGAASVTLKSAIRDVSSGVRSGMQLSEAMAKRPDVFSPLYTAALSSGERTGDMLPAMKGYIEYAARIETLRKKIVRSVSYPLILAFVSTFAIGFLMWYVVPTFSKVYEGFSGELPVASRALFAASVLVRAYWIALVIGMAAVFAGAVLYLRTPSGKRRLDSLKLGFPQFGDVYRGYAAAKFSRTLAMVFKSGLPIMHALETAKPVLSNSVLEEKLDYVIKKTREGSSVASAMEEVSFYPDITQRMFTVGEKTASLPEMLLDIADYHDEEVDHRMQIMTNMIEPALMIFMGLIIGTIVILLYLPIFQMGSRF from the coding sequence ATGGCATTGTACAAGGTAAAGGCCGCAAACGACTCGGGCAAGGTGTTTGTGAGGGACATGGAGGCAGTGTCCGAGGACGATGTGCACGTAAAGCTCGAGCGCGAGGGGCTCTACGCCCTGGATGTCAGGGCAGAGGGCATGTTCGGCTTTCTTTCAGGCCCTGTGCTTTTTTCCGGCAAGGGCGTAAAGAGGGCCGAGTTCATGGTCTTTACCAAGGGGCTTATAGCGCTCATGAAGGCAGGCATACCGGTCGTGGATGCGCTCGACGCGCTTGGCGCCGGCGCGGCCTCGGTGACGCTAAAGAGCGCGATAAGGGACGTTTCAAGCGGCGTAAGAAGCGGCATGCAGCTCTCAGAGGCAATGGCCAAGAGGCCGGACGTGTTTTCTCCGCTCTATACCGCTGCGCTAAGTTCGGGCGAGAGGACAGGCGATATGCTGCCTGCCATGAAAGGTTATATCGAGTACGCGGCGCGTATCGAGACGCTTAGAAAGAAAATAGTGCGCTCGGTCTCGTACCCGCTGATACTTGCTTTTGTGAGCACTTTTGCCATAGGCTTTCTCATGTGGTATGTTGTGCCGACGTTCTCCAAGGTCTATGAGGGTTTTTCAGGAGAACTCCCGGTCGCAAGCCGCGCGCTGTTTGCGGCCTCGGTGTTGGTGCGCGCGTACTGGATAGCGCTTGTGATAGGTATGGCGGCGGTTTTTGCCGGCGCGGTGCTGTACTTAAGGACGCCTTCCGGCAAAAGGCGGCTCGATTCCCTAAAGCTCGGGTTCCCGCAGTTTGGCGACGTGTACAGGGGGTATGCGGCGGCAAAGTTCTCGAGAACGCTTGCGATGGTTTTCAAGTCCGGGTTGCCTATAATGCATGCGCTAGAGACCGCGAAGCCCGTGCTCTCGAATTCGGTGCTTGAAGAGAAGCTCGATTACGTGATAAAAAAGACGCGCGAGGGTTCTTCTGTCGCTTCGGCCATGGAGGAGGTTTCGTTCTATCCGGACATAACGCAGCGCATGTTCACGGTCGGAGAAAAAACAGCGAGCCTTCCGGAGATGCTACTCGATATAGCCGATTATCACGACGAAGAGGTCGACCATAGGATGCAGATAATGACGAACATGATAGAGCCCGCGCTTATGATATTCATGGGGCTTATCATCGGCACTATCGTGATACTTCTCTATCTGCCGATATTCCAGATGGGTTCAAGGTTCTAA
- a CDS encoding PepSY domain-containing protein: MSKQKPTKEMYNMKYSRVIATFAAVLAAVALTSGNSYASKDEGKKGSAEKTKVTLEEAVKIAKDKVPGEVIEVEYERGKRAYEVKIRTKDGVEKLYVDADEGTIRDRKDRDDKNTKGTTTDKK, from the coding sequence ATGTCAAAACAGAAACCAACTAAGGAGATGTATAACATGAAGTACTCAAGGGTGATTGCAACGTTTGCAGCGGTGTTGGCGGCAGTGGCGCTTACTTCCGGCAATTCGTATGCATCTAAGGACGAAGGTAAGAAGGGTAGCGCGGAAAAGACAAAGGTAACGCTCGAAGAGGCCGTAAAGATAGCAAAGGATAAAGTGCCCGGCGAGGTTATCGAGGTCGAGTACGAAAGAGGCAAGCGCGCCTATGAAGTAAAGATACGCACCAAGGACGGTGTTGAAAAGCTCTATGTCGATGCTGATGAAGGAACCATAAGGGATCGTAAGGACAGAGACGACAAGAACACCAAGGGTACGACGACCGATAAGAAGTAA
- a CDS encoding prepilin-type N-terminal cleavage/methylation domain-containing protein: MVSEKKHDNGFTLIELLIVLSVLAVLLAIAVPTYQRHLIKAREAALSEDLFQMRDALDKHFADTGKYPAALGELVSKKYLRKVPEDPFTKSTDTWVTVDSDTSEGISDVRSGSDGEGLNGVPYSEW, from the coding sequence ATGGTAAGCGAAAAAAAACACGATAACGGATTTACGCTCATCGAGCTTTTGATAGTGCTTTCTGTGCTGGCCGTTCTTCTGGCAATAGCCGTGCCGACGTACCAGCGGCATCTTATCAAGGCCAGGGAAGCTGCACTTAGCGAAGATCTTTTTCAGATGCGCGATGCCCTTGATAAGCACTTTGCCGATACCGGCAAGTACCCGGCTGCGCTTGGAGAGCTTGTCAGTAAGAAGTACCTTCGTAAGGTCCCGGAGGATCCGTTCACGAAGTCAACGGATACGTGGGTAACCGTTGACTCGGATACTTCCGAAGGCATATCGGATGTTCGCTCCGGAAGCGACGGGGAAGGGCTAAACGGCGTGCCGTATTCCGAGTGGTGA
- a CDS encoding ATP-binding protein yields the protein MIFSSSIKSRLVAVFLFTSAAIYASLGFYLYYNLKNIAIGAVDEHLHDEVQLIAGHIYGRDGRDSLAELADIAIGDYAEPLSGHYYQISDESGKVLESSPSLSIVGAALPFRLPSVEPELSFITGPDRKPHRLIEQRFVTPKGKSIIVQASESLTETYVLLSVFKRRTFLVLTVVFLLTAAAIYTAVGYALRGIGFFTREVGLITEKSLMRRIDTEGVSDELRPLAESFNTVLSRLETSFERQQRFVSETSHELRTPAAVIKSYCDVTLAKKRESAEYITALEGISNSVGRMSFMIDRILEVARLEAGILGMTRADVRVKDVIDDVFRLVGQKAEEEGVLLKLDADDSVVSADRERITEAFVNLVYNAIKYNRRGGYVDVAVRSDAKYCVVTVSDTGVGIDKASQQKIFDRFFRADGARSVADGTGLGLSIVKGIMDAHGAAISVESEEGKGTTFRVAFPRK from the coding sequence GTGATATTTTCATCATCCATAAAGTCGCGGCTCGTTGCAGTGTTCCTTTTTACGTCGGCTGCCATATACGCATCCCTTGGGTTCTACCTTTATTATAATTTGAAGAACATAGCCATAGGCGCGGTAGACGAGCATCTGCACGATGAGGTGCAGCTGATTGCCGGGCACATCTACGGCAGGGACGGACGCGATTCTCTTGCCGAACTGGCCGACATAGCGATTGGCGACTACGCAGAGCCTCTCTCCGGCCATTACTACCAGATATCGGATGAGAGCGGCAAGGTACTTGAGTCCTCGCCGTCGTTATCCATAGTGGGCGCAGCGCTGCCGTTTCGGCTGCCTTCGGTTGAGCCCGAGCTTTCGTTTATTACCGGCCCTGATAGAAAGCCTCACAGGCTGATAGAGCAGCGCTTTGTTACTCCCAAAGGCAAAAGTATCATAGTGCAGGCCTCTGAATCGCTTACAGAAACATATGTGCTTCTCTCAGTGTTCAAGCGGCGCACGTTCCTGGTACTTACGGTAGTGTTTCTTCTTACGGCCGCTGCCATATACACGGCCGTTGGTTATGCGCTTCGAGGCATAGGGTTCTTTACGCGCGAGGTCGGGCTTATAACCGAGAAAAGCCTTATGAGGCGCATAGACACCGAAGGCGTGTCAGATGAATTGAGGCCACTGGCCGAGAGCTTCAATACCGTGCTCTCCCGCCTCGAGACCTCGTTTGAGCGGCAGCAGCGCTTTGTCTCCGAGACCTCGCACGAGCTTAGAACGCCTGCGGCTGTGATTAAAAGCTACTGCGATGTGACGCTGGCGAAGAAGCGCGAAAGCGCAGAGTATATAACAGCGCTCGAGGGCATATCCAATTCCGTTGGCCGCATGTCGTTTATGATAGACAGAATCCTCGAGGTCGCAAGGCTCGAGGCCGGCATACTCGGCATGACAAGGGCCGATGTCAGAGTGAAGGACGTAATAGACGACGTCTTCAGGCTCGTTGGGCAAAAGGCCGAAGAAGAGGGCGTTCTACTAAAACTAGACGCGGATGATTCCGTGGTATCGGCCGATAGAGAGCGCATTACCGAGGCCTTCGTGAACCTTGTGTATAATGCCATAAAGTACAACAGGCGAGGCGGATATGTAGATGTAGCCGTGCGCTCGGACGCTAAATATTGTGTTGTTACGGTATCGGATACCGGTGTCGGCATTGACAAGGCCTCGCAGCAAAAGATATTCGACCGCTTTTTCAGGGCTGACGGCGCAAGAAGCGTTGCCGATGGCACAGGGCTTGGGCTTTCTATTGTAAAGGGCATAATGGACGCGCACGGAGCGGCCATATCCGTTGAGAGCGAGGAGGGCAAGGGCACTACATTCAGAGTAGCTTTTCCGCGTAAATAA
- a CDS encoding secretin and TonB N-terminal domain-containing protein, with translation MFSTIKKTFLSKIFLSILAISLIAGCSTSQAVKRADKKAASGDWDEAVLIYTEAVKKDPENVGYIMKYRNARVESSRSHHERGVRLTESKDYDSALIEFQVAAILDPTNKKAEEDVKRTKNTIDSLYFYGKGVDALNKGNIKEARNSFKKSVSLDPKNSASSAELDKLSKDAGIMMDGVMLDIKSATPITLEFKDAGLKNIFSVLSKLSGINFIFDSDLRDTRSSIFLKDATFKQALDLLLQTNNVSKKVVSENTIIIYPASPAKDKQYEDLMIRVFYLDNIDAKKAVNLIRSMVKAKDIYVHDELNALVIRGKPASIDLAEKILYATDKADAEVVLAVEIMEVSKSKNYNLGLAIPDAIGVNVPNPDTYGYADSPRGLLASNFGSQLVGSKMLFTLPPGVINLKSKDGSTEILANPKIRVKNNAKAKIHIGERVPIITATVSGTTDTRTENVQYQDVGVKLNVEPTVRPNDEIDLKLGLEVSTLGEKTVTQSGSVVYQIGTRNVETILRLYDGETQVIGGLITDEERKGRIKIPGLGDIPLVGSLFASNTGDKVNSEILLAITPHIVRRVDVPSAEEGSFWSGREDDPSAAGVVTYTDTAPVAYDTAPGVMPVQPGSGSPSDDSDKFGAPPLPPPPMTMPTPFSPGGAPAPQRRTP, from the coding sequence GTGTTTTCTACCATAAAAAAGACCTTTTTAAGCAAGATTTTCCTGTCTATACTGGCGATTTCCCTTATTGCCGGATGTTCAACATCCCAGGCTGTAAAGCGCGCTGACAAGAAAGCCGCCTCTGGCGACTGGGACGAGGCTGTTCTCATATACACCGAGGCGGTTAAGAAAGACCCGGAAAACGTCGGCTACATAATGAAGTACAGGAACGCGCGCGTGGAATCATCGCGCTCTCACCATGAGCGCGGCGTAAGGCTTACGGAGTCAAAGGACTACGACTCGGCGCTCATAGAGTTCCAGGTTGCCGCAATACTCGACCCGACAAACAAGAAGGCCGAGGAAGATGTAAAGAGAACCAAGAACACCATAGACTCGCTCTACTTCTACGGCAAGGGCGTGGACGCACTGAATAAGGGCAACATCAAAGAGGCGAGAAATAGCTTTAAGAAGTCCGTTAGCCTCGACCCGAAGAATTCCGCCTCATCTGCCGAACTCGATAAGCTCTCCAAGGACGCCGGTATCATGATGGACGGCGTGATGCTCGACATCAAGTCTGCCACACCCATAACCCTCGAGTTCAAGGACGCCGGGCTAAAGAACATTTTCTCAGTATTATCGAAGCTTTCCGGCATAAACTTCATATTCGATTCGGATTTGAGGGACACAAGGTCTTCTATATTCCTAAAAGACGCGACCTTTAAGCAGGCCCTTGATCTACTTCTTCAGACCAACAACGTCTCGAAGAAGGTGGTGAGCGAAAATACCATTATCATCTACCCGGCCTCTCCGGCAAAGGACAAGCAGTACGAGGATTTGATGATACGCGTGTTCTACCTCGACAACATCGACGCGAAAAAGGCCGTTAACCTCATTCGCAGCATGGTCAAGGCTAAAGACATATACGTGCACGATGAGCTTAACGCCCTTGTCATAAGAGGCAAGCCCGCGTCCATAGATCTTGCAGAGAAGATACTTTATGCAACCGATAAGGCCGATGCCGAAGTCGTACTTGCCGTTGAGATAATGGAGGTCAGCAAAAGCAAGAACTATAACCTTGGCCTCGCCATACCGGACGCAATAGGCGTGAACGTCCCGAACCCGGATACATACGGGTACGCGGACTCTCCAAGAGGGCTTCTCGCAAGCAACTTCGGCAGCCAGCTCGTTGGCTCGAAGATGCTCTTTACGCTGCCGCCAGGGGTTATAAACCTCAAGTCAAAGGACGGCTCCACAGAGATACTGGCAAACCCCAAGATTCGCGTCAAAAATAACGCCAAGGCCAAGATACACATAGGCGAGCGCGTGCCCATCATAACAGCAACGGTTAGCGGCACAACGGATACCAGGACAGAGAACGTGCAGTACCAGGACGTTGGCGTTAAGCTAAACGTCGAGCCAACTGTAAGGCCAAACGACGAGATAGATTTAAAGCTCGGGCTCGAGGTAAGCACGCTTGGAGAAAAGACCGTTACGCAAAGCGGAAGCGTTGTCTATCAGATTGGAACAAGGAATGTGGAAACGATACTTAGGCTCTATGACGGAGAGACACAGGTCATAGGCGGCCTCATAACCGATGAAGAGAGAAAGGGCAGGATAAAGATCCCCGGGCTTGGCGACATACCGCTTGTCGGCAGCCTCTTTGCCAGTAACACCGGAGACAAGGTAAACTCCGAGATACTTCTTGCCATAACCCCGCATATCGTTCGCAGGGTGGATGTGCCAAGCGCCGAAGAAGGCTCGTTCTGGTCCGGAAGAGAGGACGACCCGTCTGCCGCAGGGGTTGTGACGTATACCGATACCGCGCCGGTTGCGTATGATACGGCGCCAGGGGTCATGCCGGTTCAGCCGGGTAGTGGATCCCCGTCCGATGATAGTGATAAGTTTGGCGCCCCGCCGCTTCCGCCGCCGCCGATGACCATGCCAACACCGTTTTCGCCCGGAGGCGCGCCGGCTCCGCAGCGCAGGACGCCTTAA
- a CDS encoding type II secretion system GspH family protein yields the protein MNDKGFTLIELLVTITIIAILASIAVPLAELSAKRSREIELKRNLREIRLALDAYKKAWDDGKIIKKAGASGYPPSLDVLVEGIDDASSPEFGKKLKFLRRIPRDPMNTDAYLPPEKTWGLRSYKSSAEDPEEGEDVFDVYSLSEDTAIDGTPYKKW from the coding sequence ATGAACGACAAAGGCTTCACTTTAATCGAACTCCTCGTCACTATCACCATTATCGCGATACTCGCATCGATTGCGGTTCCGCTTGCCGAGCTCTCGGCAAAGCGTTCCAGGGAAATAGAGCTTAAGAGGAATCTGCGCGAGATACGTCTTGCGCTCGATGCATACAAGAAAGCGTGGGACGACGGCAAGATTATCAAAAAGGCCGGAGCCTCTGGCTATCCGCCAAGCCTTGATGTCCTTGTCGAGGGCATTGACGACGCGTCTTCGCCGGAGTTTGGAAAAAAGCTCAAGTTCCTTCGCCGCATCCCCAGAGACCCTATGAACACGGACGCGTATCTGCCGCCTGAGAAGACATGGGGGCTCAGAAGCTATAAGAGCAGCGCAGAAGATCCGGAGGAGGGCGAGGATGTCTTCGATGTGTACTCGTTAAGCGAGGACACTGCCATAGACGGAACGCCGTATAAGAAATGGTAA
- a CDS encoding response regulator transcription factor: MRILLVEDEKELSNIIKKGLEEASYNVDVAYDGEEAFYMAANYPVDVVILDVMLPKMDGIAVLKKLRAAKSEVPVILLTALDSVADKIKGLDAGADDYLPKPFEFGELLARVRALLRRKSSAKQSVIRIADLEIDTAARIVRRGGEEIALSAKEYSILELMAYNKDRVVSRQAISERIYEEDVERDSNVVDVFINYLRKKIDKDREVKLIQTVRGSGYMLRSQEE; this comes from the coding sequence GTGCGTATTCTGCTTGTTGAGGACGAAAAGGAACTTTCCAATATAATAAAGAAGGGCCTTGAAGAGGCCTCCTACAACGTCGACGTTGCGTACGACGGAGAGGAGGCCTTTTATATGGCTGCGAATTATCCGGTCGACGTAGTAATACTCGACGTAATGCTTCCGAAGATGGACGGCATTGCCGTGTTAAAGAAGCTTAGAGCGGCAAAGTCCGAGGTCCCGGTAATACTTCTTACGGCCCTTGATTCCGTTGCGGATAAAATCAAGGGGCTCGATGCCGGCGCAGACGATTATCTTCCAAAGCCTTTCGAGTTCGGTGAGTTGCTTGCCAGGGTGCGCGCGCTTCTTAGAAGAAAGTCTTCGGCAAAGCAGTCGGTTATACGGATAGCGGACCTCGAGATAGACACGGCCGCGAGAATTGTCAGAAGGGGCGGCGAGGAGATAGCGCTCTCGGCAAAGGAGTACTCGATACTCGAACTCATGGCGTACAATAAGGACAGGGTAGTCAGCCGTCAGGCCATAAGCGAGCGTATATACGAGGAGGATGTCGAGCGGGATTCGAACGTTGTGGACGTGTTCATAAACTATCTTAGAAAGAAGATAGACAAGGACAGGGAAGTTAAGCTCATACAGACGGTCAGGGGCTCGGGCTACATGCTAAGAAGCCAGGAAGAATAA
- the pilO gene encoding type 4a pilus biogenesis protein PilO, whose amino-acid sequence MAASQDRDVSLIKFRKGQGGDWRGNDPVFMFSKASEDLDTFRSRLPDEEAVNKTLSAIYAEGKRLGLKITKGTYKSDTIKKARISRYVVTLPVEGGYAHIKRFIAYLDATSEMVVIEDMALTKGSASGSVITIQLSLSAYYR is encoded by the coding sequence GTGGCTGCATCACAGGACAGGGATGTGAGCCTGATAAAGTTTCGTAAGGGGCAAGGCGGCGATTGGCGCGGCAACGACCCTGTGTTCATGTTCTCTAAAGCCTCGGAGGACCTCGATACTTTTAGAAGCAGGCTCCCTGACGAAGAGGCGGTAAATAAGACGCTCTCTGCCATATACGCCGAGGGCAAAAGGCTCGGGCTCAAGATAACGAAGGGAACGTATAAGTCCGATACGATAAAGAAGGCCCGCATATCGCGCTACGTGGTGACGCTGCCGGTCGAGGGCGGCTACGCCCATATAAAGCGTTTTATAGCGTACCTTGACGCCACTTCCGAGATGGTCGTCATAGAAGATATGGCGCTTACAAAGGGCAGCGCCTCTGGCTCGGTCATAACAATACAGCTTAGCCTTTCGGCGTACTACAGGTAA
- a CDS encoding cytochrome b/b6 domain-containing protein, translating to MNDIVRKEGLTEVKVWDWPLRVLHWTNAGLIIFLILSMVGYEILEELGAGKAIRKPIKEIHAYVGHVLAVTLILRIIWGFVGNKYAQWSDIIPYKKERWINAFKNLGWVFGGLKGKPPVEKGHNSLASMLYVPLFAVLIMQVFSGVILSGEEFGTFPGSVLAGKSVETGVAYADDDEKHEKANGAAAVEGEGAKHGHGEESPLVEAMEEVHEVGYGFLLFFIAAHLAGLILHEIGERRGLLSSMISGSKYYEKDEVN from the coding sequence ATGAACGATATAGTTAGAAAAGAAGGGCTTACCGAGGTAAAGGTATGGGACTGGCCCCTTAGGGTGCTTCACTGGACCAACGCGGGGCTTATTATATTCCTTATCCTCTCGATGGTCGGTTACGAAATTCTCGAAGAACTCGGCGCAGGAAAAGCCATAAGAAAGCCGATAAAGGAAATACACGCGTACGTCGGGCACGTGCTTGCCGTGACGCTCATTCTAAGAATAATCTGGGGGTTTGTCGGCAACAAGTACGCGCAGTGGTCCGATATCATTCCTTATAAGAAGGAAAGATGGATAAATGCCTTCAAGAACCTTGGCTGGGTGTTTGGCGGCCTCAAGGGCAAGCCGCCTGTTGAGAAAGGGCATAACAGCCTTGCCTCCATGCTGTATGTCCCGCTCTTCGCGGTGCTTATAATGCAGGTCTTCTCAGGCGTCATACTTTCGGGCGAGGAGTTTGGCACATTCCCCGGAAGCGTGCTTGCCGGCAAAAGTGTAGAGACCGGTGTTGCCTATGCCGACGATGACGAGAAGCACGAAAAGGCAAACGGCGCGGCCGCAGTGGAAGGCGAAGGCGCTAAGCACGGGCACGGCGAAGAAAGCCCGCTTGTCGAGGCAATGGAAGAGGTCCACGAAGTCGGGTACGGTTTCCTGCTCTTCTTCATAGCAGCGCACCTTGCCGGATTGATACTCCATGAGATAGGCGAGAGAAGAGGGCTTCTTTCTTCGATGATAAGCGGCTCGAAGTACTATGAAAAGGACGAGGTCAATTGA